From the Desulfovibrio sp. UIB00 genome, one window contains:
- the glmS gene encoding glutamine--fructose-6-phosphate transaminase (isomerizing), whose translation MCGIIGYAGHRPAVPVVVEGLRRLEYRGYDSAGVAFARQGDLHVVRATGKLAALEEKLAHEEGVTTPTSAMGHTRWATHGVPAERNAHPHRSNDGTLAIVHNGIIENYQEIKADLTAKGYTFSSETDTEVLVNLIAERRKTEPDLLHAFAAALREAHGAYAVCLMDKNEPGVIYAARMSAPLIFGQGTGENFVASDIPAFLPYTRQVVFLEDGELVRATASDYAIMRLKDLSPVQPEPQTIQWDMQAAQKGGYRHFMLKEIFEQPRVITDGLTGRIEGDHSDVRLAELDSLPVPRRLHIVACGTSYHSGLWGRHLLEHWAHVPVQVEIASEFRYRDTLLLDKDDMVLVISQSGETADTLAALRIAKEKGVTVLGLCNVVGSSIARDASAVLYTQAGPEISVASTKAMCSQMLMLALMALYWSKRNGTMSADERRKIIDMLENLPALLDASLPAMHEKARELSRKYAQARNFFYLGRGHCYSLALEGALKLKELSYIHAEGYAAGEMKHGPIALIDPSFPTFALALDDVLLPKVKSNMVEVQARQGKVIALTNEGFDLGAEDTWVIPSLPAPLAGFMALPALQLFSYETADYLGKDVDQPRNLAKSVTVE comes from the coding sequence ATGTGCGGCATTATCGGTTATGCGGGCCACAGGCCTGCGGTACCCGTTGTGGTTGAGGGCTTGCGCCGTCTGGAATACCGTGGGTACGACTCTGCGGGCGTGGCTTTTGCCCGTCAGGGCGATCTGCATGTGGTACGCGCCACCGGCAAGCTGGCCGCGCTGGAAGAAAAGCTCGCCCACGAAGAAGGCGTGACCACACCCACCAGCGCCATGGGCCACACACGCTGGGCCACCCATGGTGTGCCCGCCGAGCGCAACGCCCATCCCCATCGTTCTAACGATGGCACTCTCGCCATTGTGCACAATGGCATCATTGAAAATTATCAGGAAATAAAGGCTGACCTGACGGCCAAGGGCTATACGTTCAGCTCCGAGACAGACACCGAAGTGCTGGTGAACCTCATAGCCGAACGCCGCAAGACAGAGCCTGACCTGCTGCACGCCTTTGCAGCAGCCCTGCGCGAAGCGCACGGTGCGTATGCGGTCTGCCTTATGGATAAAAACGAGCCAGGCGTCATCTACGCCGCGCGCATGTCTGCCCCGCTTATTTTTGGTCAGGGCACTGGCGAAAATTTTGTGGCGTCCGACATTCCGGCCTTCCTGCCCTACACGCGCCAGGTGGTGTTTCTGGAAGATGGCGAGCTGGTGCGCGCCACCGCTTCTGACTACGCCATCATGCGTCTTAAAGATCTGAGCCCGGTGCAGCCCGAACCGCAGACCATCCAGTGGGACATGCAGGCCGCGCAAAAGGGCGGCTACCGCCACTTTATGCTCAAGGAAATTTTTGAGCAGCCCCGCGTTATCACTGATGGCCTCACGGGCCGCATTGAAGGCGATCACAGCGATGTGCGCCTCGCGGAGCTGGACAGCCTGCCTGTGCCGCGCCGTCTGCATATTGTGGCCTGTGGCACGTCTTACCATTCCGGCCTATGGGGGCGGCATCTGCTGGAGCATTGGGCGCATGTGCCCGTGCAGGTGGAAATCGCCTCCGAGTTCCGCTATCGGGATACCCTGCTGCTGGACAAGGACGACATGGTGCTCGTCATCAGCCAGAGCGGCGAAACCGCCGATACCCTGGCAGCCCTGCGTATTGCCAAGGAAAAAGGCGTGACAGTGCTTGGCCTGTGCAACGTGGTGGGTTCGTCCATCGCGCGTGATGCCTCAGCCGTGCTCTACACCCAGGCCGGGCCGGAAATCAGCGTGGCCTCCACCAAGGCCATGTGCAGCCAGATGCTCATGCTGGCCCTCATGGCCCTGTACTGGAGCAAGCGCAACGGCACCATGTCTGCGGACGAGCGCCGCAAGATCATCGATATGCTGGAAAACCTGCCCGCACTGCTGGATGCCTCGTTGCCCGCCATGCACGAAAAGGCGCGCGAGCTTTCCCGCAAGTATGCCCAGGCCCGCAATTTCTTCTACCTTGGGCGCGGCCATTGCTACTCCCTGGCTCTGGAAGGCGCGCTGAAGCTCAAGGAACTTTCGTACATCCATGCAGAAGGCTATGCGGCTGGCGAAATGAAGCACGGCCCCATTGCCCTGATCGACCCCTCGTTCCCCACTTTTGCCCTGGCGCTGGATGATGTTCTGCTGCCCAAGGTGAAGTCCAACATGGTCGAGGTGCAGGCCCGGCAGGGCAAGGTTATCGCCCTGACCAACGAAGGTTTTGACCTTGGCGCGGAAGATACCTGGGTTATCCCCTCCCTGCCCGCTCCTCTGGCAGGCTTTATGGCCCTGCCCGCGCTTCAGCTTTTCAGCTATGAAACCGCCGACTACCTCGGCAAGGATGTGGACCAGCCCCGCAACCTGGCCAAGAGCGTAACGGTGGAATAG
- a CDS encoding type III pantothenate kinase — protein sequence MQPEILLFDIGNTSIKIGLGNERHVLTSYTLRTDTAQSADNFGLTLLTLLQHAGVAPAQLKACVASSVAPGFDPLLREAVARYVGCPLQRVGKELPVPLENRYERPAEVGADRLVGAYAARRMYPETPSLLIVDFGTAVTIDCVSGDAYMGGLIFPGPRTALTALSREAAKLPRVNLDVRANEPTPGRNTTTSIQHGLVFGFACMVEGLTQRLKRQMSGPVKVLGTGGFASSIARVSNVFDQVLPMLLLEGLRRLHYEEPGTDE from the coding sequence ATGCAGCCCGAGATTCTGCTTTTCGACATAGGCAATACTTCCATCAAGATTGGGCTGGGCAACGAGCGTCATGTGCTGACCTCGTACACCCTGCGCACCGATACCGCCCAGTCGGCGGACAATTTTGGTCTTACCCTTCTCACGCTTTTGCAGCATGCGGGCGTTGCGCCAGCGCAACTCAAAGCCTGCGTTGCGTCTTCTGTTGCGCCCGGGTTTGATCCCCTGCTGCGCGAGGCTGTGGCCCGCTATGTGGGCTGCCCCCTGCAACGCGTGGGCAAGGAACTGCCCGTTCCGCTTGAAAACCGCTATGAACGCCCTGCGGAAGTGGGCGCGGACAGGCTGGTGGGAGCCTATGCGGCGCGCCGCATGTATCCGGAAACGCCTTCTCTGCTTATTGTCGATTTTGGCACGGCAGTGACCATCGACTGCGTGAGCGGCGATGCCTACATGGGCGGCCTGATTTTTCCCGGCCCGCGCACGGCCCTGACCGCGCTTTCGCGCGAGGCCGCCAAGCTGCCAAGGGTCAACCTTGATGTGCGCGCCAACGAGCCAACACCTGGCCGCAATACCACCACCAGCATCCAGCACGGCCTTGTTTTTGGCTTTGCCTGTATGGTCGAAGGCCTGACGCAGCGCCTCAAGCGGCAGATGTCCGGCCCGGTCAAGGTGCTTGGCACAGGGGGCTTTGCCTCCTCCATCGCCAGGGTCAGCAACGTGTTTGATCAGGTGCTGCCCATGCTCTTGCTCGAGGGTCTGCGCAGGCTGCACTATGAAGAACCCGGCACTGACGAGTAG
- the eno gene encoding phosphopyruvate hydratase: MSGIASVYGREILDSRGNPTVEVEVTLESGHSARAAVPSGASTGSREALEMRDGDKSRFGGKGVTKAVDNVNGEIAEAIVGMDVLRQVQIDNTLIDLDGTDNKSRLGANAMLGVSMACARVASEFLGLPLYKYLGGINAKVLPVPMMNIINGGAHAPNNLDIQEFMIMPVGAMTFRDSLRIGAEIFHTLQAILKKDGHVTSVGDEGGFAPNLKNHDEAFTYIIKAIEEAGYNPGSEVALAIDAAASEFYKDGKYVLGGEGKTFNNAEMSDWLAEFTQKYPLISIEDGMAESDWDGWGMLTASLGDHIQLVGDDVFVTNPAILAEGIDQGVGNSILIKLNQIGTVTETLDTIEMAKEASYSTVVSHRSGETEDSFIADLAVGVNAGQIKTGSLCRSERMAKYNQLLRIEEELDDDADFFGPIMAEYYLQAEDED, encoded by the coding sequence ATGAGCGGCATTGCTTCAGTTTATGGCCGTGAGATTCTCGATTCGCGCGGCAACCCCACTGTTGAAGTGGAAGTGACGCTGGAATCCGGTCACAGCGCCCGCGCGGCGGTACCCTCCGGGGCCTCCACGGGTAGCCGTGAAGCCCTGGAAATGCGTGATGGCGACAAGAGCCGTTTTGGCGGCAAGGGCGTGACCAAGGCTGTTGACAACGTCAACGGTGAAATCGCCGAAGCCATTGTTGGCATGGACGTACTGCGTCAGGTGCAGATCGATAACACTCTTATCGACCTTGACGGCACCGACAACAAATCCCGCCTTGGCGCCAACGCCATGCTGGGAGTCTCCATGGCATGCGCGCGCGTGGCTTCCGAATTTCTTGGCCTGCCGCTCTATAAGTATCTTGGAGGCATCAACGCCAAGGTGCTGCCCGTGCCCATGATGAACATCATCAACGGCGGCGCGCATGCTCCTAACAATCTGGATATTCAGGAATTCATGATCATGCCCGTGGGGGCCATGACCTTCCGCGACTCCCTGCGCATCGGGGCGGAAATTTTCCACACCCTTCAGGCCATCCTCAAGAAGGACGGTCACGTGACCAGCGTTGGCGACGAAGGCGGCTTTGCTCCCAACCTGAAGAACCACGACGAGGCCTTTACCTACATCATCAAGGCCATTGAAGAAGCGGGCTACAACCCCGGCTCCGAAGTGGCTCTGGCCATCGATGCCGCAGCCAGCGAATTTTACAAGGACGGTAAGTACGTGCTCGGCGGCGAAGGCAAGACCTTCAACAATGCCGAAATGAGCGACTGGCTGGCCGAATTCACCCAGAAGTACCCTCTCATCTCCATCGAAGACGGCATGGCCGAAAGCGATTGGGACGGTTGGGGCATGCTGACCGCCTCCCTGGGCGACCATATCCAGCTGGTGGGCGACGACGTGTTCGTGACCAACCCCGCCATCCTGGCCGAGGGCATTGATCAGGGCGTGGGCAACTCCATCCTCATCAAGCTCAACCAGATCGGTACGGTTACAGAAACCCTGGACACCATCGAAATGGCCAAGGAAGCTTCGTACAGCACCGTTGTTTCGCACCGCTCCGGCGAAACCGAAGACAGCTTCATTGCCGACCTCGCCGTGGGCGTCAACGCCGGGCAGATCAAGACCGGCTCGCTCTGCCGCTCCGAGCGCATGGCCAAGTACAACCAGTTGCTGCGCATTGAAGAAGAACTGGACGACGATGCGGACTTCTTCGGCCCCATCATGGCTGAATACTATCTCCAGGCAGAAGACGAAGACTAG
- the folD gene encoding bifunctional methylenetetrahydrofolate dehydrogenase/methenyltetrahydrofolate cyclohydrolase FolD: MILIDGKKTAADIRAELGAEVAAARAEGHRAPGLAVILVGEDPASQVYVRNKERACAEAGIVSFPHHLPATTSQQDLLQLINDCNANPAVDGILLQLPLPKGLDAQECLLAIDPEKDVDGFHPVSVGRLSLGLPGFVSCTPAGVMELLRRYDLPTSGKKAVVVGRSNIVGKPLAMLLARSGRFGDATVTVCHSRTPDLAEQCRQADFLFLAMGRPRCITGDMVRQGAVVIDVGINRTPEGLCGDADFASVSPKAHAITPVPGGVGPMTIAMLLSNTVQSWRQHRA; encoded by the coding sequence ATGATCTTGATTGACGGCAAAAAAACCGCCGCCGACATCCGGGCGGAACTTGGCGCGGAAGTGGCCGCCGCCCGTGCCGAGGGCCATCGTGCTCCGGGCCTTGCGGTTATCCTTGTGGGTGAAGACCCTGCCTCGCAGGTCTATGTGCGCAACAAGGAGCGCGCCTGCGCCGAAGCCGGTATTGTTTCCTTTCCGCACCATTTGCCCGCCACCACCAGCCAGCAGGATCTGCTGCAACTCATTAACGATTGCAACGCTAATCCCGCTGTGGACGGCATCCTGCTGCAACTGCCCCTGCCCAAGGGGTTGGACGCGCAGGAATGCCTGCTGGCCATTGATCCGGAAAAGGACGTGGACGGTTTCCACCCTGTGAGCGTGGGCCGCCTTTCGCTGGGTTTGCCGGGATTCGTCTCCTGCACGCCCGCCGGGGTCATGGAGCTGCTGCGCCGCTACGACCTGCCCACCAGCGGCAAGAAGGCCGTGGTTGTGGGGCGCTCCAATATTGTGGGCAAACCGCTGGCCATGCTGCTGGCCCGCTCCGGCCGTTTTGGCGACGCCACAGTGACCGTTTGCCATTCGCGTACGCCCGACCTTGCGGAGCAGTGTCGTCAAGCCGATTTTCTGTTTCTTGCCATGGGCAGGCCGCGCTGTATCACGGGCGACATGGTGCGCCAGGGCGCGGTGGTCATTGACGTGGGCATCAACCGCACTCCCGAAGGTCTGTGCGGCGATGCGGACTTTGCCAGCGTAAGCCCCAAGGCGCATGCCATTACGCCTGTGCCCGGCGGCGTTGGCCCCATGACCATTGCCATGCTGCTGAGCAATACCGTGCAGTCGTGGCGGCAGCACCGGGCCTGA
- a CDS encoding DUF805 domain-containing protein, translating into MEFRDAVKICLTKKYCSFKGRASRSEFWWFCLFTLLINIAVAIVGAIAPALASIISAVQALWLLLPTVSVSTRRLHDRDLSGWWQALPAALMLPGLIGLATDGEWLFIVAALAVSIASIGLMVVYALKGTSGPNRFGPDPLDDSGV; encoded by the coding sequence ATGGAATTCAGGGATGCCGTAAAAATCTGCCTGACCAAGAAGTATTGCAGCTTTAAGGGCCGGGCCTCGCGCTCTGAATTCTGGTGGTTCTGCCTGTTCACGCTGCTGATCAATATTGCGGTGGCCATCGTGGGAGCTATTGCGCCAGCGCTGGCTTCCATCATCAGCGCAGTGCAGGCCCTGTGGCTGCTGCTGCCAACGGTGAGCGTGTCAACGCGCAGGCTGCACGACCGCGATCTTTCCGGCTGGTGGCAGGCACTGCCTGCGGCCTTGATGCTGCCTGGCCTGATCGGGCTGGCCACTGATGGCGAATGGCTGTTCATTGTGGCAGCCCTGGCCGTGAGCATTGCAAGTATCGGGCTGATGGTCGTATACGCGCTTAAAGGAACCTCCGGGCCCAACCGTTTTGGCCCTGATCCACTTGACGACAGCGGGGTCTGA
- a CDS encoding iron-containing alcohol dehydrogenase family protein yields MFRNAKNVGYYMIGSGSLAQLGDLIGARRAAVNGPAVFFIDHFFEGKDLIAKLPVESKDMVVYVDTTNEPTTDSIDGYTDKVKAFLNGAAPCALLAFGGGCVLDTCKCVGNLLNNPGKAENYQGWELVKNPAPYKIAVPTLSGTGSETSRTGIICNEEKNIKLGMNSDYTMFEQVLLDPDLTASVPRNQYFYTGIDTYMHCFESITGSYRNVVVDSLAEKAIDLSKQVYLSSDMMSDENREKLMIASFLGGMAAGFVGVVHPLSAGLSMVLHMHHGIANCYALTVLEDIYPNEYKDFMAMMERQGIDLPKGICQGLTDAQYDALYGASIVHEKPLSNRLGPDFKKILTKENVIERFKRM; encoded by the coding sequence ATGTTTCGCAACGCAAAGAATGTCGGTTACTATATGATTGGTTCGGGCAGCCTTGCCCAGCTTGGCGATCTGATCGGCGCGCGCCGCGCCGCAGTGAACGGCCCTGCCGTGTTCTTTATTGACCATTTTTTTGAAGGCAAGGATCTCATTGCCAAGCTGCCCGTGGAAAGCAAGGACATGGTGGTCTATGTGGACACCACCAACGAACCCACCACTGACAGCATAGACGGCTACACCGACAAGGTGAAGGCCTTCCTCAACGGCGCGGCCCCTTGCGCCCTGCTGGCCTTCGGCGGCGGCTGCGTTCTTGATACCTGCAAGTGCGTGGGCAACCTGCTGAACAACCCCGGCAAGGCCGAAAATTATCAGGGCTGGGAACTGGTCAAGAACCCCGCTCCCTACAAAATCGCCGTGCCCACCCTTTCCGGCACAGGTTCCGAAACCTCGCGCACTGGCATCATCTGCAATGAGGAAAAGAACATCAAGCTGGGCATGAACAGCGACTACACCATGTTCGAGCAGGTGCTGCTCGACCCTGACCTCACCGCCAGCGTGCCGCGCAACCAGTATTTCTACACGGGTATCGATACCTACATGCACTGCTTTGAGAGCATCACCGGCTCTTACCGCAACGTGGTGGTGGATTCCCTGGCTGAAAAGGCCATTGACCTCAGCAAGCAGGTCTACCTTTCCAGCGACATGATGAGCGATGAAAACCGCGAAAAGCTCATGATCGCCTCATTCCTGGGCGGCATGGCCGCCGGTTTCGTGGGCGTGGTGCATCCGCTTTCGGCGGGCCTCAGCATGGTGCTGCACATGCACCACGGCATTGCCAACTGCTATGCCCTCACGGTGCTGGAAGACATCTACCCCAATGAGTACAAAGACTTTATGGCCATGATGGAACGCCAGGGCATCGACCTGCCCAAGGGCATCTGCCAGGGCCTTACCGATGCACAGTACGATGCCCTTTACGGCGCCAGCATTGTGCACGAAAAGCCCCTTTCCAATCGCCTTGGGCCGGATTTCAAAAAGATCCTCACCAAGGAAAACGTTATCGAGCGCTTCAAGCGCATGTAG
- a CDS encoding DegT/DnrJ/EryC1/StrS family aminotransferase — protein MDLKVNFSGRAIRYTEEEIAVVVDVMRNADTLTQGVHMRDFESKFASYQGVAQGSCFVTMNGVSALELSAQLCRFKPGDEVVMPSHTFTASAYPYIKKGATMAWADVDLLTRVVTAESIEKAITPRTKAVVVVHLYGYVADMVGIAALCKERGLILIEDAAQSIGSELNGKKAGSFGDMAVFSFHSHKNLTTLGEGGMLYVRDPRLAALVPTLRHNGHCGYDFDRPDYWKPAMGNVDLPMLDGEPLQPNNYCLGEAECALGAKLLERIDAINDEKRVRALRFIDALADFPELEFHREDSRRHNYHLLAARMTTGTEARDRFIRAMFNEKGVKCVVQYIPLDRYDYYRRLGMGKADCPNADTFFDAMISFPFQHWLTDEEFDYMLASTREVLANLR, from the coding sequence ATGGACCTTAAAGTGAATTTCAGCGGCCGCGCCATCCGCTACACGGAAGAAGAAATCGCCGTGGTTGTCGATGTCATGCGCAATGCCGACACGCTCACCCAGGGCGTGCACATGCGTGATTTTGAAAGCAAGTTCGCCAGCTATCAGGGCGTTGCCCAGGGCAGCTGCTTTGTGACCATGAACGGCGTTTCGGCTCTGGAACTTTCGGCCCAGCTGTGCCGCTTCAAGCCCGGCGATGAAGTGGTCATGCCTTCGCATACCTTTACGGCCTCTGCCTACCCCTACATCAAAAAGGGCGCCACAATGGCCTGGGCTGACGTTGACCTTCTGACCCGGGTCGTCACAGCCGAAAGCATTGAAAAAGCCATTACACCCCGCACCAAGGCCGTTGTGGTGGTGCATCTGTACGGCTATGTGGCGGATATGGTCGGCATTGCCGCCCTGTGCAAAGAGCGCGGGCTTATCCTTATCGAAGACGCGGCCCAGTCCATCGGCTCCGAGCTGAATGGCAAAAAGGCTGGCAGCTTTGGCGATATGGCCGTGTTCTCCTTCCATTCGCACAAGAACCTCACCACTCTTGGCGAGGGCGGCATGCTCTATGTGCGCGATCCCAGGCTGGCGGCCCTGGTGCCCACCCTGCGCCACAACGGGCATTGCGGCTATGATTTCGATCGCCCCGACTACTGGAAGCCCGCCATGGGCAACGTCGATCTGCCCATGCTGGACGGGGAACCCCTGCAGCCCAACAACTATTGCCTTGGCGAAGCGGAATGCGCGCTGGGGGCCAAGCTGCTTGAGCGTATCGATGCCATCAATGACGAAAAGCGCGTCCGCGCCCTGCGCTTCATTGATGCGCTGGCGGACTTTCCCGAGCTGGAGTTCCACCGCGAGGATTCCCGCCGCCACAACTACCACCTGCTGGCCGCGCGCATGACCACGGGCACCGAAGCCCGAGACCGCTTTATCCGCGCCATGTTCAACGAGAAGGGCGTGAAGTGCGTGGTGCAGTATATTCCGCTGGACCGCTACGATTACTACCGCCGTCTGGGCATGGGCAAGGCCGACTGCCCCAATGCCGACACCTTCTTTGACGCCATGATTTCCTTCCCCTTCCAGCACTGGCTGACGGATGAGGAATTTGACTACATGCTGGCCTCCACCCGCGAGGTTCTGGCCAACCTGCGCTAA
- a CDS encoding cytidine 5'-phosphate N-acetylneuraminic acid synthetase codes for MKERCIVIPAIKKNAVIPDQLVKKLAGVTLVERAVNTARGVLPGDDIVVLTDSQEIALICERAGVRHHWNKDLRFTSLDIVTEMRGLLTELAREYEHCMILRASCPLLTWVDVEDAWKRFREAQADSLVTVKSMRQRIWNVQGEGLESLLDEDAGHDSEKMLVVESRALIILRLALLDKANGHTLERGKIVPYFLNDRAIEIQGYQDWWICEHLLQRRHVVFVVAGWPAIGMGHVFRALMLAHEITNHKISFVCTRESELAVESIARKDYKIVRQGNEELADTVLRLRPDLVVNDILNTTAAYMARLTTAGVRCVNFEDEGPGADWARLVVNALYEDRDSNERLRYGPDYFCLRDEFLGAARNPFRPELRTVLITFGGTDLNDCSRRVLDIIEPICRAYGIRIRLVAGPGYAHKDAMEAHLARLDNPLVEFTWATNVMSRMMEGADLAICSAGRTVYELAHMRIPSMVLAHHEREARHTFARPRNGFAFVGIMDRVSDAKIRNVFLAMLKNPRRKRFWDRQNFLNFTANKGRVVALMQNILQEGAATPQAAEDAAPAEPQQA; via the coding sequence GTGAAAGAACGCTGCATCGTCATACCTGCCATCAAGAAAAATGCCGTCATTCCTGACCAGCTTGTTAAAAAACTGGCCGGGGTTACGCTTGTGGAACGGGCCGTCAATACCGCACGCGGCGTCTTGCCCGGCGATGATATTGTTGTGCTGACCGACAGCCAGGAAATCGCGCTCATCTGCGAACGCGCGGGCGTGCGGCACCACTGGAACAAGGATCTGCGGTTCACCAGCCTTGATATCGTCACCGAAATGCGCGGGCTGCTGACAGAACTTGCGCGGGAATACGAGCACTGCATGATTTTGCGCGCCTCCTGCCCTCTGCTCACCTGGGTGGACGTGGAAGACGCCTGGAAGCGCTTTCGCGAGGCACAGGCCGATAGCCTGGTGACGGTCAAAAGCATGCGCCAGCGCATCTGGAATGTGCAGGGCGAAGGGCTTGAGAGCCTGCTGGACGAAGACGCCGGGCACGACAGCGAAAAAATGCTGGTGGTGGAAAGCCGCGCGCTGATCATTTTGCGTCTTGCCCTGCTGGACAAGGCCAACGGCCACACACTGGAGCGCGGCAAGATCGTGCCGTATTTTCTCAACGACAGGGCCATTGAAATTCAGGGCTATCAGGACTGGTGGATCTGCGAGCACCTTTTGCAACGGCGGCATGTGGTCTTTGTGGTGGCGGGCTGGCCCGCCATCGGCATGGGGCATGTGTTCCGCGCGCTGATGCTGGCGCACGAGATCACCAATCACAAGATCAGCTTTGTCTGTACGCGCGAGAGCGAGCTGGCGGTGGAAAGCATTGCCCGCAAAGACTACAAGATCGTGCGTCAGGGCAACGAGGAGCTGGCAGACACAGTGCTGCGCCTGCGGCCCGACCTTGTGGTCAACGATATTCTGAACACCACGGCGGCCTATATGGCCCGCCTGACCACGGCTGGCGTGCGCTGCGTCAATTTTGAGGATGAAGGCCCCGGCGCGGACTGGGCGCGGCTGGTGGTCAACGCCCTGTATGAAGACAGGGACAGCAACGAGCGCCTGCGCTATGGGCCGGATTATTTTTGCCTGCGCGATGAATTTCTGGGTGCGGCTCGCAATCCCTTCCGCCCTGAACTCCGGACAGTGCTCATCACCTTTGGTGGTACGGATCTCAACGACTGCTCGCGCCGGGTGCTGGACATCATCGAACCCATCTGCCGGGCCTACGGCATCCGTATCCGCCTTGTGGCAGGGCCGGGCTATGCCCACAAGGACGCCATGGAGGCGCATCTGGCACGGCTGGATAACCCGCTGGTGGAATTTACCTGGGCTACCAATGTCATGAGCCGCATGATGGAAGGGGCCGACCTCGCCATCTGCTCCGCAGGGCGCACGGTGTACGAGCTGGCCCACATGCGGATTCCCTCAATGGTGCTTGCCCACCACGAGCGCGAGGCGCGCCACACCTTTGCCCGCCCCCGCAACGGCTTTGCCTTTGTGGGCATTATGGACAGGGTCAGTGATGCCAAGATTCGCAATGTTTTTCTGGCCATGCTCAAGAATCCCCGGCGCAAACGCTTTTGGGATCGCCAGAACTTCCTTAATTTTACGGCCAATAAGGGGCGCGTTGTAGCCCTTATGCAGAATATCCTGCAGGAAGGCGCAGCCACCCCGCAGGCGGCGGAAGATGCCGCTCCCGCAGAACCGCAGCAAGCGTAA
- a CDS encoding NTP transferase domain-containing protein, whose translation MRKTGKVIAIVQARLGSTRLPMKSLLCLRDVPVIDWVTRRLAQAAKLDGIMVAVPDTPLDRVLMEHLQRRGVPCVAGSEDDVLARFCLAARTADAGRVVRVCADNPLIWSGAIDRLVDFYDQGGWDYAYNHIPRNNLWPDGLGAEILSRELLEELDAKAAETSQREHCLNYIWDNAASFKIGTFDPEEDWLRRPELKLDMDRPDDFCRLALKPIHPDMDARDIVRVFG comes from the coding sequence ATGCGCAAGACCGGCAAGGTTATAGCCATTGTTCAGGCCCGCCTCGGCTCCACGCGGCTCCCCATGAAATCACTGCTCTGTCTGCGTGATGTGCCCGTTATAGACTGGGTAACGCGGCGGCTGGCGCAGGCGGCAAAGCTTGACGGCATCATGGTGGCTGTGCCGGATACGCCCCTTGACCGCGTGCTAATGGAGCACCTGCAAAGGCGCGGCGTGCCCTGCGTTGCCGGTTCGGAGGACGATGTTCTGGCGCGGTTCTGCCTGGCGGCCCGCACGGCGGATGCCGGGCGCGTGGTGCGCGTGTGCGCCGATAATCCGCTCATCTGGAGCGGGGCCATTGATCGGCTCGTGGATTTTTACGATCAGGGCGGCTGGGACTATGCCTATAACCATATTCCGCGCAACAACCTCTGGCCCGACGGCCTTGGTGCGGAAATCCTCTCGCGCGAACTGCTGGAAGAACTGGACGCCAAGGCTGCCGAAACCTCGCAACGCGAGCACTGCCTCAACTACATATGGGACAATGCCGCCAGCTTTAAAATAGGCACGTTCGATCCAGAAGAAGACTGGCTGCGCCGCCCCGAACTCAAGCTGGATATGGACAGGCCTGACGACTTCTGCCGTCTGGCGCTCAAGCCCATCCATCCCGACATGGACGCAAGGGACATTGTGCGCGTGTTTGGCTAG